One part of the Clostridia bacterium genome encodes these proteins:
- a CDS encoding SDR family oxidoreductase has product MENIKFDFKDQVAVITGAAAGLGRAMALQFAKAGANVAICDLKEELATETAKLCEAEGVKAKFYKLNITDEEMAAQVKEAILKDFGTVDILVNNAGVTTAPGKMGPPMANIDLDDWKRLIGTNLIGTVTVTKAFAPILKEKKRGKIVNISSQTAYNVTVSMPHYCASKLAIVSYTQSCSVELGKFNVNVNAVCPGYIYTPIYYGAGNELIEKFPGLLGDCKSEEGVVTKLARVSTSLGRPEKPEDIAYCVLFLASDAASEITGNAIIVDSGGVRR; this is encoded by the coding sequence ATGGAAAACATCAAATTTGATTTTAAGGACCAGGTCGCAGTGATCACGGGCGCGGCTGCGGGCTTGGGACGCGCTATGGCGCTGCAGTTTGCAAAAGCGGGCGCGAATGTGGCAATATGCGACCTTAAAGAGGAGCTTGCGACAGAGACTGCGAAGCTTTGCGAAGCAGAGGGCGTTAAGGCGAAGTTTTACAAGCTGAACATCACCGACGAGGAGATGGCGGCACAGGTCAAGGAGGCGATTTTAAAGGATTTCGGCACGGTAGACATACTAGTAAACAACGCCGGAGTTACGACGGCTCCCGGCAAGATGGGCCCGCCGATGGCAAACATCGACCTTGACGACTGGAAGCGTTTAATTGGCACGAACCTTATCGGCACAGTCACAGTGACTAAGGCGTTCGCCCCCATCTTAAAGGAGAAGAAGCGCGGTAAGATAGTAAACATATCGTCGCAGACGGCTTACAACGTGACCGTATCCATGCCGCATTACTGCGCGTCAAAGCTTGCGATAGTAAGCTATACGCAGTCGTGCTCCGTTGAGCTCGGCAAGTTCAACGTAAACGTAAACGCCGTATGCCCCGGATACATATATACGCCCATCTACTACGGCGCGGGCAACGAGCTTATAGAGAAGTTCCCGGGACTTTTGGGCGACTGCAAGAGCGAGGAAGGGGTAGTAACGAAGCTTGCGCGCGTAAGCACGTCTTTGGGACGTCCCGAAAAGCCGGAGGACATCGCTTACTGCGTACTGTTCCTTGCTTCCGACGCCGCAAGCGAGATAACGGGCAACGCGATCATCGTCGATTCGGGCGGCGTAAGAAGAT